In Spirosoma aureum, a single genomic region encodes these proteins:
- a CDS encoding GNAT family N-acetyltransferase — protein MELHYVLKNGLPSQPELASLLNLLATVFTNQSQADLLTELNYQQARTGIQILLALENEQIVGCKLGYERKPGHYYSWLGCVDPSYRGRGIAKELMNRQHDWCREQNYSTVRTQTYNQWREMLILNLRCGFDIIGTVQGRHGLTIVLEKII, from the coding sequence ATGGAACTTCACTATGTATTGAAGAACGGCCTGCCTTCGCAGCCGGAACTTGCTTCTTTATTGAACCTCCTCGCGACGGTCTTTACCAATCAATCACAAGCTGATTTACTGACTGAACTCAACTACCAACAAGCTCGAACGGGCATCCAGATTTTGCTTGCTCTGGAAAATGAGCAGATCGTAGGCTGCAAACTGGGCTATGAGCGTAAGCCAGGGCATTACTATAGCTGGCTGGGTTGTGTTGATCCCTCCTACCGGGGCAGAGGGATTGCCAAAGAGCTGATGAATCGCCAACACGACTGGTGTCGTGAGCAGAATTATTCCACGGTAAGAACACAAACTTATAACCAGTGGCGTGAAATGCTAATCCTGAATCTACGCTGTGGTTTCGATATTATCGGGACGGTACAGGGCAGGCATGGATTGACTATCGTTCTGGAAAAGATAATTTAA
- a CDS encoding N-acetylmuramoyl-L-alanine amidase family protein, with protein sequence MKASTNRNSLLIALLATISLSVCFGQTALPVVHDTTLTGYTRTTLTPLYYGLGTDRLGGARMETLDSGIVLNLTGLASVDSTHQFWRVRLSPTLTAFIPRDQVAIDTLHTFPKAALTGNWTVYGDSAKSGSASRFDYVAVRLPARFPYRSQQQLNPSRLILDVFGVTVNTNWITQLASAQEIRNVWFEQISDETVRLFIDVKHSQSWGYSIYYQRNTLMIRIRRPPQKHKLRGLTIAVDAGHGGTNTGANGNVSGRLEKDFTLDVANRLRSLLERAGVQVVMSRMSDTLIGPTARILAMRQNLPDLLVSIHFNSSDNTRVQGVSTYYKHLGFRPLSQAVLHELQKTGAAEFGNIGHFNFFFNTPTDYPNVLVEGPFLSNRSDEDRILDERFRQHMAKAIRRGLKRFVADSK encoded by the coding sequence ATGAAGGCATCAACTAATCGCAACAGTTTACTGATAGCCCTGCTGGCTACAATCTCCCTTAGCGTTTGTTTTGGTCAAACGGCATTGCCCGTTGTTCACGACACAACCTTGACGGGATATACCCGCACCACGCTCACGCCCTTGTATTACGGCCTCGGCACTGATCGACTGGGGGGCGCTCGTATGGAAACGCTCGATTCTGGAATTGTACTGAATTTGACGGGGCTGGCCAGCGTTGACTCTACACATCAATTCTGGCGGGTCAGGCTATCGCCTACACTAACGGCCTTCATTCCCAGGGATCAGGTTGCTATCGATACGCTTCACACCTTTCCCAAAGCTGCGCTTACCGGAAACTGGACTGTTTACGGGGATTCTGCAAAATCAGGCTCAGCATCTCGATTCGATTATGTGGCCGTTCGCCTTCCCGCCCGCTTTCCCTACCGAAGCCAGCAGCAACTTAATCCGTCAAGGCTAATCCTAGATGTATTTGGGGTTACCGTTAACACGAACTGGATCACCCAGCTGGCTTCGGCCCAGGAAATCCGTAACGTTTGGTTTGAGCAGATCTCCGACGAAACTGTACGGCTTTTCATCGACGTCAAACACAGCCAATCATGGGGTTACTCCATTTATTATCAACGCAATACCTTGATGATTCGGATTCGGAGACCTCCCCAGAAACACAAACTTCGCGGCTTAACGATTGCAGTCGATGCAGGACACGGCGGCACAAATACAGGTGCTAATGGAAATGTGTCGGGGCGTTTAGAAAAAGACTTTACACTTGATGTTGCCAATCGGTTACGCTCACTGCTCGAACGGGCAGGTGTTCAGGTAGTGATGTCCCGCATGAGCGATACGCTTATCGGGCCAACAGCGCGTATTCTGGCTATGCGGCAAAACTTACCCGACCTTCTGGTCAGCATTCATTTTAATTCATCGGACAATACGCGCGTACAAGGTGTTAGTACATACTACAAACACCTCGGTTTTCGGCCACTGAGTCAGGCAGTCCTGCATGAACTACAGAAAACGGGGGCCGCCGAATTTGGCAACATTGGCCATTTTAATTTTTTCTTCAACACGCCTACCGACTACCCAAACGTGCTGGTCGAAGGACCGTTCCTGAGCAATAGGTCCGATGAAGATCGTATTCTTGATGAACGGTTTCGGCAGCATATGGCCAAAGCCATCCGACGAGGTCTGAAACGGTTCGTTGCCGACAGTAAGTAG
- a CDS encoding YciI family protein, with protein MQYVVHAYDHTDADALDRRMATRPAHLDYVRELKAKGQFVLGGALLDPVGQMIGSMLLLDLETEEQLADYLKSDPYIVQGVWDKVDVKPFRRADV; from the coding sequence ATGCAATACGTTGTTCATGCTTACGATCACACCGATGCCGATGCGCTTGACCGGCGTATGGCTACCAGGCCCGCTCATCTCGACTATGTCCGCGAGTTAAAAGCAAAAGGCCAGTTTGTCCTTGGTGGTGCACTTCTTGATCCGGTTGGACAAATGATCGGCTCTATGTTACTCCTCGATCTGGAAACAGAAGAGCAGCTGGCCGACTACCTCAAGTCTGATCCTTACATCGTTCAGGGCGTCTGGGACAAAGTCGATGTGAAACCTTTTCGTAGAGCCGACGTGTGA
- a CDS encoding DoxX family protein — MNLASLYRFRSIGVLILRLAFGFQLVKVSYPYAFSPDKKMPEFMSYLTSLGFPLPTIGAYLSVYTELIGGILLLLGLWTRWASILLIINFSVAVGMAHLAINDTYQNTFPSVNLLAVCIFLLVNGPGKPSIDEGIN; from the coding sequence ATGAACCTGGCCTCACTTTACCGGTTTCGTTCGATTGGCGTACTGATTTTACGGCTGGCTTTTGGTTTTCAGCTGGTAAAAGTCTCGTATCCATATGCTTTTTCGCCCGACAAAAAAATGCCGGAATTTATGTCGTATCTGACCAGTCTGGGATTTCCTTTGCCTACAATTGGTGCCTATCTATCGGTCTATACGGAGTTAATTGGCGGCATTTTGCTTCTGTTGGGGTTGTGGACTCGCTGGGCGAGTATCCTGCTTATCATTAATTTTAGTGTGGCTGTCGGTATGGCTCATCTGGCTATCAATGACACATATCAAAACACATTTCCATCAGTCAATCTGCTGGCAGTTTGCATTTTTCTACTCGTTAACGGCCCTGGTAAGCCGTCTATTGATGAAGGCATCAACTAA
- the hemW gene encoding radical SAM family heme chaperone HemW has translation MHLYLHIPFCKQACHYCDFHFSTNLSKKSSVVDAICAEIALQKDYLTEKSLETIYFGGGTPSLLTEPELAQIIETIHSHFLVSPTAEITLEANPDDLRAEKLQVLRRYVNRLSIGIQTFDETALRWMNRAHTATEAENCVFLAREAGFDNMSVDLIYGIPDSGRSVPLWQTDLQKMLELDVPHLSAYALTIEPDTAFGRRKQKGKLPAVDENLAAEQFEELTKALREAGYEHYEISNFAKPGQYARHNTAYWQRKSYLGVGPSAHSYNGFSRQYNIANNARYVATIQQENIPATIEILTVADQVNEYLLTGLRTKWGCSLTELSKLLGTDFVQTQAADLAAMYASGWLTRDDDRLCLTDSGKLFADRVAASLFVE, from the coding sequence ATGCATCTCTATCTCCATATTCCGTTCTGCAAGCAAGCCTGCCACTATTGCGACTTTCATTTTAGCACGAATCTGAGTAAGAAATCTTCAGTAGTCGACGCTATCTGTGCTGAAATTGCCCTTCAGAAAGATTACCTGACCGAAAAATCGCTGGAAACGATCTACTTCGGAGGTGGTACCCCATCTTTACTGACTGAACCGGAACTGGCGCAAATCATTGAGACAATTCATTCGCATTTCCTCGTTTCGCCTACAGCCGAAATAACGCTCGAAGCTAATCCTGATGACCTGCGTGCTGAAAAGCTTCAGGTATTGCGTCGATACGTCAATCGCCTGAGTATTGGCATTCAAACCTTCGATGAAACTGCGCTTCGTTGGATGAACCGCGCTCACACGGCTACAGAAGCAGAAAACTGTGTATTTCTGGCGCGGGAAGCCGGATTTGACAACATGAGCGTCGATTTGATTTATGGCATTCCTGATTCGGGTCGTTCAGTACCGCTTTGGCAAACGGATTTACAGAAAATGCTGGAACTCGATGTGCCTCATTTATCGGCTTATGCGTTGACTATTGAACCTGATACTGCTTTTGGGCGCCGGAAACAGAAAGGGAAGCTACCAGCCGTTGACGAAAATCTGGCTGCCGAACAGTTTGAAGAACTGACAAAGGCACTCAGAGAGGCAGGCTATGAGCATTACGAAATCTCGAATTTTGCCAAACCGGGCCAATACGCCCGGCATAATACGGCCTACTGGCAACGAAAGTCCTACCTGGGAGTTGGACCAAGCGCCCATTCCTACAATGGTTTCAGTCGACAATACAATATTGCCAACAATGCGCGGTATGTGGCAACTATCCAGCAGGAGAATATACCAGCTACGATTGAAATCCTGACTGTTGCCGATCAGGTTAATGAGTATCTGTTAACTGGTCTCCGAACAAAATGGGGATGTTCGTTGACCGAACTGAGTAAGTTGCTTGGGACGGATTTTGTGCAGACTCAGGCCGCTGACCTTGCGGCCATGTATGCGTCTGGCTGGCTCACTCGCGACGATGATCGCCTGTGCCTGACCGATTCGGGTAAACTTTTTGCCGACCGAGTCGCTGCCTCCTTATTTGTCGAATAG
- a CDS encoding HAD-IA family hydrolase: MDGLLVDSEPHWRAMEREVFATVGLYLTDDECKQTTGLPIPDVVNYWFARAPWSEEAAAGRSHADLGDAITAGVHERIANLAEPMPGAIEALELFFRLGIPTAIASASPMSLIEVVVNRLRIRNYLTLWHSATLEARNKPAPDVYLGTARKLSVLPAACIAFEDSGSGLISAHSAGMQTVAVPAAFELDHPKFTIADVIIPSLTEFSMDMLTTLQNKEYHS, from the coding sequence ATGGATGGGCTGCTGGTGGACTCTGAACCCCACTGGCGGGCCATGGAACGCGAAGTATTCGCAACAGTCGGGCTATACCTGACCGACGATGAGTGCAAACAAACGACAGGGTTGCCAATTCCAGATGTTGTGAATTATTGGTTTGCACGAGCACCCTGGAGTGAGGAAGCAGCCGCAGGCCGTAGTCATGCCGATCTTGGCGATGCCATTACGGCCGGTGTTCACGAGCGTATTGCCAACTTAGCCGAACCGATGCCGGGTGCTATTGAAGCACTGGAGTTATTTTTTCGGTTGGGAATCCCGACGGCTATCGCATCGGCCTCGCCTATGAGCCTGATTGAGGTTGTGGTAAACCGGCTTCGTATTCGTAACTATCTGACGCTCTGGCATTCGGCTACACTGGAGGCCCGCAATAAACCCGCACCCGACGTTTATCTGGGAACCGCTCGTAAATTAAGTGTACTACCCGCAGCCTGCATTGCGTTTGAAGACTCAGGGAGTGGTCTGATATCGGCCCATTCGGCTGGTATGCAGACCGTGGCCGTGCCTGCTGCATTTGAACTGGATCACCCCAAATTTACCATCGCCGATGTGATTATACCTTCATTGACTGAGTTTTCGATGGATATGCTAACCACATTGCAGAACAAAGAATATCATTCCTAA
- a CDS encoding PhzF family phenazine biosynthesis protein, producing the protein MRIYQLDAFTDHLFSGNPAAVVPLTEWLPDEQMQRIAAENNLAETAFYVKTEGEANYHIRWFTPTLEVDLCGHATLATGYVVFFLEQKPETDHIYFSSRSGPLKVCRSEDGWLTLDFPIDVVHKANLQPPALLASLNEKPLAVYKGKTDYMLIYESQAQIAALEPDFREMSTVPARGVIVTAPGDANSGIDFVSRFFGPQSGIDEDPVTGSAHTTLVPYWSEQLGKTDLTALQLSKRGGYLRCKLNEARVDISGQVQLYLTGEIL; encoded by the coding sequence ATGCGTATTTATCAACTTGATGCTTTTACCGATCACCTTTTTTCTGGAAATCCGGCTGCGGTTGTTCCGCTGACCGAGTGGCTCCCTGATGAACAGATGCAGCGCATTGCCGCTGAAAACAACCTGGCCGAAACGGCTTTTTACGTTAAAACTGAAGGGGAAGCCAACTATCATATCCGCTGGTTTACGCCAACCCTTGAAGTAGACCTTTGCGGCCATGCAACATTGGCTACCGGTTACGTCGTATTTTTTCTGGAACAGAAACCAGAAACAGACCATATATATTTCAGCTCCCGAAGTGGTCCCTTGAAAGTATGCCGGAGTGAAGATGGCTGGCTAACGCTCGATTTTCCGATTGATGTGGTGCATAAGGCTAATTTACAGCCACCTGCCCTGTTAGCTAGTCTGAACGAAAAACCGCTGGCAGTTTACAAAGGCAAAACCGATTACATGCTGATCTATGAATCGCAGGCGCAGATTGCAGCCCTGGAGCCTGATTTTCGGGAAATGAGCACAGTGCCAGCGCGTGGTGTTATTGTAACAGCCCCTGGCGATGCCAATTCTGGAATTGACTTTGTATCCCGTTTTTTTGGCCCTCAGTCCGGCATTGATGAAGATCCGGTAACCGGTTCGGCACACACAACCCTCGTGCCCTACTGGTCCGAGCAACTCGGGAAGACAGATCTAACGGCTCTTCAGCTATCGAAACGGGGTGGCTATCTGCGCTGTAAGCTCAATGAAGCCCGTGTCGATATTTCCGGTCAGGTACAATTATACCTGACCGGAGAAATACTGTAA